DNA from Neoarius graeffei isolate fNeoGra1 chromosome 17, fNeoGra1.pri, whole genome shotgun sequence:
acccacacacacagaccagtacctactcttcaactctcaccacccactggaacacaaattgggggtcattaggaccttgcaacacagagctcagaacatccctacaacgatagagggaaaagagaaggagcagaatcacatcaagaaagcacttcagaactgtgggtatcccaactggtctttcttcaagagcagaaaaaggaacataatggacaaggaggataacaggaacaaatgcaagaacattgtcattccctacatttctggtttatctgagaaactcaggaggatcttcgacaaacacaacattccggtacatttcagacccagtaacaccctgaagcagaaactggtccaccctaaggacagaatagccagacacaaacaggacaaagtagtgtatgcaattcagtgcagtgaggaatgcacagactcgtatattggggtaacaaaacaaccgcttcacaggcgtatggctcaacacaggagagccagttcctcaggccaggactctgctgtctatcttcatcttaacaacaaaggacactcatttcaggattgcaacgtacgcattttagccagagaggatcattggtatgagcgaggagttaaagaagccatttttgtcaacctggaatggccaccactgaacagaggtgggggtctaagacatcatttatcagccacctacaatgcagtccttggcacacttcccagacaactgaatgcacaccaaaacccagctgttttcagtgactcacaagaggacagagagaatcagcattccactgatcaccttaacgggcaatccattgatcaccctaatgactctcgaggtcattcacatccagcccccagtgacccacaccaacaggatgactcaacgacaccttagatgagcttttcatccatgagaggataaatacctgatactccctactagtcagacagaactgaagaagccttttggatgagaggtgaaacgtcttcaagaatcttcaagcaagtccagttgctctcttttaccacccactgtgtctgtgtaggtttcctctgcatgctccggtttcccccacagtccaaatacatgcaggttaaggtaactggtggctctaaattgaccgtaggtgtgaatgtgagtgtgaatggttgtttgtctcaatcactacgtttacatgcacatccaaattgagctactgtcagtaatcgagcaaagggtcccagcaggggcgccagagaaatccaatcctacatgcacagtgtttaaatcgagctattgttatgaggtgcattgtgcacccgagccacaggtggcgctacacgccccatcgtgttggtacacttccagttgtcgtcatgaagaagagctattcaagagtataaacaaagtgactacaggcggaaattagcatgtactgctataacctggtacagacatctgtccttaccacaaggataatgtttaatttgtacactgtcccttttaaaaataaaataaactctaagaagagtgtttgtagtttgtatgtacgaacagaagtgttcctaataaagtgggcggctaaggtgaagtgtcatgccgaccaaggccgtttttttttttttttcgaccgaggctgttgtgtttcccgcttgtggtctcgtcactcatcacttctggaaggggcagtgctgaagtaagtagctggactgcgtggctcaatagggtatacatgcactaagtagctcggcaaaaatcgcataatctaggtcgtgtagctcgattgtgagaaatcaagttcgattcaatttcagcctagctaaggtgtttacatgccatttagagcttcgatttcagacgagctacggcagaaattcgattttctctatgtgcatgtaaacgcacctatgtgtcaggcctgcgatgatctggtgacttgtccagggtgtgctctgcctcttgcccatagtcagctgggataggcttcagcttgcctgcgaccctgtacaggataagcggctacagataatggatggatggattttatttCTGGAACTTTCTGCCAGTTGAACACAAGTTGACTGTGAGTTGACTCTGAGTTGACCAtggtgctcatctcatctcattatctctagccgctttatcctgttctacagggtcgcaggcaagctggagcctatcccagctgactacgggcgaaaggcggggtacacacctggacaagtcaccaggtcatcacagggctgacacatagatacagacaaccattcacactcacattcacacctacggtcaatttagagtcaccagttaacctaacctgcatgtctttggactgtgggggaaaccggagcacccagaggaaacccacgcggacacggggagaacatgcaaactccgcacagaaaggccctccccggccacggggctcgaacccggaccttcttgctgtgaggcgacagcgctaaccactacagaccGTGGTGCTAAATATAATAATTTTAACCATGTCATTGGTTAAAATTACAGAACAGACTTGGGCCTTTTAATACCAGGGAAAAGGAATCTTAATGAGGCCGACTCATCCTTCTCAGAATCcagtttttgttttgaaatcaaatgACCATTTACTCTGTTAGCTTTCTTTGtagcaaaacctctgcaaattcactgttagtTTTATCTTAATCCAACACAAAGGCTATACAGTACAACAAAACAAGACAATAGACAAATACAACAGTGCACAAACACACAGTGAATACAAGATTTGCAATGGACCAAGGGAAGAGGTAGATTTtcaaaaatgcaaattaaatccttaagGGATTTATACAGTATAAGTGATTTGTATTAGTACAGTGATTTGTATCAGTGTTTTTTGTattaccattttctacactgcagaacaatactgaagacaccaaaactttgCAACAACATAGGGAACACACATGGAACTATGTGACatccaacaaataataataataaaaaaaaacaaataaaaaacccACTCAGGCTACAGGAATCACAGACTGCATAAGAACCAAGGGGATAGAAAAAAATTTGAACAACAGACACAATAGAAACAAAAGAGCAATGAcaaaaaatatagctgcaagcagcaatgcggggccaagcagccacATGCTAAGAGATTGATGTTATGTTGGAGAGATGGTCATAACTTGTGCTGACCTTGAAATTTTTAAATGACCTTCAATGGGGCATCCAACAGTGTGATCAGGcattggaattttgtttctaaccaaaacacaacatgagatatgagccaaaacacatttttacaaATTATAGCGCCCCCTATTGGTCAATTTGCACCAAATTTGGTGTGGACCCTTCTGGAGGGGTGTGGCTTTATGTTGTTAAGTTTGGTTGAgatatgtcaaagggctgccgagatatgagctcacttcctgtttggcgtcttcgccactaaatttgattggctgctgtgCAGTGACAGTTTTATCAATCGCTCCAAAAAATAGATTCTATATGCACCATAGTCTGAAGATGGTCCAtgtcaattttcatgaaaaaCGGTCAAAAAATGTAGGAGAAGTAGAATTTTATTCAAGTttaacaaaatccaaaatggcggaaaatctatccaggcggaaaatgacgtcatagggtgcattggaatcggcttggcccaaggattccagggataccaagttttttagAATCggatgtacggttcaaaagttatgagcaaaaatgtatgtcaaactttgaccagttggtggcgctagcgaGTTTGAGGCGGCAACATGAAATTTACGGAGAAGAATCATGAAACTGTCCAGAATCAGTGTGCTAAATTTCATAACTTTTTACCATACGGTTCTATAGgctgccatagacatcctatacggaagaaagatgcttgaaataataataataagaggaagaagaaacCATAGAAACACTAGAGGTGCCTGCAGctccgctgcttggcccctaaaaagGGCAAAAAGCAGAAAAGATAAAccaaaaacagattaaaaaaacccTTGAAATACCTACACAACGATCACACTGCAAAAGAACAGTAAAAGAGAGTGCAAAACCCCATCATTCTCCAGCCACCGGCAAAGCAGGCAGACACACGATACAGACAGAGCAACCACCGTTGGGCACACATTGTTACATCCAGCACCCCAGACAAACCAAACACAGGGCAGCAAACATGAGAGTAGAGCCAGCACCAGTGCACAGCTTTGTCCTCGCCCTGCACTGCAATGACCTCAGGCCATCTCTCCAGCAGCTCAATGTCAGTGAGCACCCTCAGCTGCCAGGTGGTCCACAGTATGTGGGGCACAGTTGACTCTCCAGTCATTAGCACCCTCTTCCAGGAGCATTTTTCCTTCTTTCCCCTGTCGACAGGCAGCCATGCTGAGTCATTAGCAGCAGGTGTATAGTGCTTGTGTGGCCTATCAAGATCGTAACACTCATCTGCAAGCAAGGGTCTGGACTGAATCTGTTGGTGTCCAGCCCCACCAGCCCACGCACTGCCCCAGCCAGGCTCATCTGAGCCGCCAGATGCAGCAATGTGCACCACCGGCCGCCCCATGCGCACACCAGTTCCCACCTGCCAAGCCAACAGCCGGCAGACAGCAGAGTGTCAACTCGACTGGCCCCACACTTATTGAGAAAacaaacaactactactactaataataataataataaaaataataataacatagaCATACAtacagacctacacacacacacacacacacacacacacacacacacacacacctgtgtgtaCATAAGGATATTTTTGTATTTGAGTGTACAAGGACATTTTTATTACATAATATGTTTGTATATGGTTAAGAAGAGGAGTTGGGGGGAGGACGCTTATTCTGTATGCTACTGTGCAACCAATATGAGGGTGAGGGTGTGTAGACATGGACGTGCATGGCTATGAGGTTGCATTATGGTTGGAGTATTTCTATGAAGGAATTCCAGATTACTGTAAAAATTGATATATTTTCCTTATGTGATGCAATTTGTTTTTCAaatgaaaaaagagaaaagaaaaaaggaaaaagagagaaaagacAACTTAATGAATTGTGGTAATAAAGTATGttagtgtgtgcatggggatcagGGTGTATGTTAGTATGTGTATTTGTGTATCTGCATGCGCAcaaaccacgggcgattgctctaagacaggggttctcaaccttttgcaacctgggccccaccaaagctggttcattgcagttgggggcccctcttctcgccccggccCCATCCcctcccccaaacacactcacccgcagtgacgccacccgacctacagcaccttatatcgacagatagatagatagatagatagatagatagatagatagatagatagatagccagccctgggctagattattattattattattagtagtagtagtagtagtagtagtagcagtagcagcagtagtagcattatccattccatagaaatacataggcctattatcattattaggctattgttataattggcagtagcaccacatttctaatctgctttcgggcattattataattataattattataattattattatggcctattatcattactaagctgttggcagtagtacaagacttatgttctttcaggcattattattattattaggcctattattattattattattgctgttgttggttgtttatattattattattattattattattattattatgctattattattaataggcatcattattattattattattattattattattagtgtttttattaggtattttattaggcttatcattaggtggctattgatatcattgggaattgggaccaggcgtgaatttaggttttactttttactgtgcctttgtgatctgcatttgcgttaatgcgagacctgagcctgctttgccttacaaagatcctcgattcttggcgaaatgtttgacaagcacagtctcaagtcatcctcaattgtgcacgattgcgatatttcgttttgagcgcagtcatttttgaaaatcctgcctcacacaagtaggtcgatgcgaatgggatgagcagtttcaaggctacgtcacacagttgcgggtaggggagagtggggtaagataagccactttttacatttttcatcataactacatgttaaagccatttttgcttccagtctacacaccataccaaatttcaaagtgtactgttactatctgagcaaaacataattgataagctcttatggttagagtgatattctcattcatctcatctcattatctctagccgctttatccttctacagggtcgcaggcaagctggagcctatcccagccgactacgggcgaaaggcggggtacaccctggacaagtcgccaggtcatcactgggctgacacatagacacagacaaccattcacactcacattcacacctacggtcaatttagagtcaccagttaacctaacctgcatgtctttggactgtgggggaaaccggagcacccggaggaaacccacgcggacacggggaaaacatgcaaactccacacagaaaggccctcgccggacccggggttcgaacccaggaccttcttgctgtgaggcgacagcgctaaccactacaccaccgtgccgccctagagtgatattacctcttgaaaaaaaaatgtcaagtggctcaacttaccccatgcacggggtaagatgagccactgtgtggggtaaattgagccaacacaaaacatgttaggttaacaaagtaaacaacttttattattagaaatgcaatcaatgaatcaagtcaagtcaatcaagtgggggatagggccgttgcacagagaaggggagatgaagagagaggtgatagaacgagatgggatagggagggatagatagatggatagagagagatatatgcgtagatagatagaaagagggatggttagagagggaatgagagatatactatattatagaaattactaaaacagtagaacagtgccaaaagaatcttatttctttcagtaggttaaaacattgctaaaacatgcagcaatcattccatcaatcattcaatcatttcatcattattcaatgttccaagcgttcaaatggcaagggaacaccatttgcctctccctccgtgctgtccccccaacagtaaaggggcggggcaattttttcacaatatcctgtcttgacaggacagccttatctttctctttgaagacaaaggttggctttcttgcagagccatggcatgaccggcttcttttgagaaatcttgcctctatttcgaagacatccaatttgattatctggccaatgaagaaatgcactttcttcttccccgtgtattttgccacaacataatcccccacatctaacaactggtcttcctcatctgatgtcatatatatatatatatatatatatatatatatatatatatatatatatatatatattgttgtcatatatgaccagtaaatgtgaaaacttaagtgtcatccatattgggtaagctcagccaccaatggggtaagttgagccagtgtctcaacttgccccacatctaatggctcatcttaccccatggccaccattttgtagaaaaatgctaataaaggggattaggctaatcaaaattatttttattagcattcatatcatagcttacaaagccactaacttaaccctaatgtgtctaaatattattctacttttgtcttctctaaatcatcttcactgtggacaaacatggaattgacttagaaagcacaaaaacacatttttataaatatgtccctcacctagtttgacatgtggtgctcctctccacaagtgtaagtaaatggtcccggccccctttgaatgtggtcacatggtcacatttgtttactgtttcttagaaacaaggggtggctcatcttaccccctggctcatcttaccccactctcccctactcctgcatcaatgctgcccagaatgtcgaaagagggcatgaggtgaagactgccttaagtctactgtcactcttcagctcaataagctgttcctgcatgtcaactggaagttcgtcagcagtacacacaaatggatctcgaacccacgcaaaagagcgataatcctctgtgaagtatgccgcaaactgttttctcattaccgacaggtgctctgacgctgcttgaaagacagatgagaaatcgtgggaagtgcctgcattactgataaagtctgcaaggcttgggaacatatcacagttcccccgactgatgcggccacacacacaagattttatgatagattgatgatagattttataatagtattgatttgtatgtaatagtccaatgtcctgcattttgacatgggtaaatgtgttgcatctgcttagctactatagcctgttagccccagattttttttttcctccatacatgaagcctactcgcgacccccctggagtacctccgcgccccaccaggggggcgcgcccccccggttgagaaccactgttctaataaattcattttaaaaaaataataataatataggacaacaatgcaaaaaaaaggagaaaaatccaacctttaattcaagtgcatttattcagtgagaaaaaaacccacattaagaaataattattttacatgaaatcatgtgtgccacaattattggtaccCCGATGTTAATACTTTATACAACcctcttttgccaacaagacagcacttaatagtcTCCTATTAACATTTCACAATTCATAAAATCACTGATATCATATCACTTGGAGGTCAGAGTTCAAAGGTCAGGAGGTTTAAGAGCGAGTGTACTTTCCCCATATGTGCAGCATGAAGACCGAGGCAATGAACAGCAAACTCATTACAAGCACTGGCACAGGCCCAACTTTCAGTCCTGGTGAGTCCTCGGTGTAGAAGCGCCACATGCCTCCTGTACCTGCTGATGCTGTAGCTCTGCCTGCAGACTGTGTACTGCTGCCTGTCACTTtcctctgtctgactgtggatcctGCTGCTCTCGGGGCCACCGTTTTACTGGGGGAATGGCCGGAGGCTCCGACGCTAGATGCGCTTGCTGCGGGTCCAGGCATGTTGTTCTGATGTTCTTAGAAGCATTCGAGGATAATACCTGAGCAGAACAATAGTCACTGAGAATGAAGTGACTGAAAAGAAAGAGCTGGTTTGTTTGCTGACGATTGACCAAAAAGGCCACGACAACTCAAAGAAGTTgagggcagttctaggaggggttttcacaacccctcctagaactgccaccttattgtggtggaggggtttgtgtgcttgaatgatcctaggagctatgttgtcaggggcattacgcccttgttagggtctcccaaggcagacaggtcctaggtgacaggccagaccaagagcagttcaccaaaacccttatggatattaAAAGAACAAGGACTGTGACatcacccggtatggcgcagccggggccccaccctggagccaggcccggggttggggctcgtatgcgagtgcctggtggccgggcctttgcccatggggcccggcagggctcagcctgaagcggtgacgtgggcccaacctcctgtgggttcaccacccacagaagtagccatagggggccggtgcagtgtggattgggcggcagtcaaaggcaggggccttgacgacctgatccccaaaaacagcggctagctgttgggacatggaatgtcgtttcgctgggggggaaagagcctgagcttgtgcgggaggttgagaggtaccagctagagatagttgggctcacctccacacatagcttgggctccggaacccagctcctcaagaggggctggactctccacttctctggagtcgcccacggtgagcggcagcgggctggtgtgggcttgcttataactccccagctcagccgccatgtgttggagtttaccccagtgaccaagagggttgcctctctgcaccttcagaTCAGGgacagggctcttgctgttgtttgtgcctacgggccaaatagcagtatagagtatctggccttcttggagtccctgggagaggtactgagaggtactcagactggggactccattgttctactgggggacttcagcgctcatgtgggcgatgacagtgacacctggaggggcatgactgggaggaacggcctccccgatctgaacccaagtggtgttttgttattggacttctgtgctagtcactgtttgtccataacaaacaccatgtttgagcataggagtgtccataagtgcacatggcaccaggacaccttaggtcggaggtcgatgatcgactttgttgtcatttcatctgatctccggccctatgtcttggatactcgggtgaagagaggggctgagctgtcaactaatcaccacctggtggtgagttggatctgctggcagaggaggaagccagacagacctggcaggcccaaatgtatggtgagggtctgctgggaacatctggccgagcactctgtcggggaggtctttaactcccacctccgggagagcttctcccagcttccgagggaggcagggaacattgagtctgagtggaccagtgGGCCAGGTGTACaggtcgggcagttgcggaggcaaaaacttggaactgggaggagttcggtgaggccatagaggaggactatcagtcgggctcaaagaaattctggcaaactgtccggcacctcaggagggggaagcagcactctgccaacactgtttacagtgcgggtggggaccttgactggggacattgtcgggtggtggaaggaatacttcgaggatctcctcaatcccactgtcacatcttccattgaggaagcggaggctgatgactcagaggtggactcatctatTACCCGAAGTCTAttacaagccgaagtcactgaggtggtttgcaagctccttggtggcaaggcaccgggggtggatgagatcctccctgagtatctcaagtctctggatgttgtggggctgtctttgctgacacacctctgcaacatcacgtggcggtcagggacagtgcctctggagtggcagaccggggtggtggtccctctttttaagagagtgcgctccaattataggggaatcacacttctcagcctccccgggaaggtttactccagggtactggagaggagaattcagccaatagtcgaacctcggatccaggaggaacaatgcagtttttgtcctggtcatggaacactggaccagctctatacccttcatagggtgctcaggggttcatgggagtttgcccaaccagtccacatgtcctttgtggatctggagaaggcatttgaccatgtccctcgtgttctgtggggggtgcttcgggagtatggggttcggggctctttgctaagggctgtccagtctctgtacaaatggagcaggagtctggttcgcattgccggcagtaagtcagacctgttcccagtgcatgttggactctggcagggctgccctttgtcaccggttctgttcataatttttatggacagaatttctaggcacagccaggggccggaaggaatcctgtttgggaaccacaggatttcatctctgctttttgcaaataatgatgtcctgttggcttcttcaaaccaggaccttcagcatgcactggggcagtttgcagtcgagtgtgaagcggctgggatgagaatcagcacctccaagtccgaggccatggttctcgactggaaaagggtggcttgccctctccaggttggtggagaagtcctgcctcaagtggaggagtttaagtatctcaggatcttgttcatgagtgagggaaggatagagcgtgagctcaacaggcagatcggtgcagcctccgcagtgatgcggtcgctttaccggtccatcgtggtgaagaaggagctgagccaaaaggtgaagctctcgatttaccggtcaatctacgttccgactctcacctat
Protein-coding regions in this window:
- the LOC132864611 gene encoding protein transport protein Sec61 subunit beta-like; translation: MPGPAASASSVGASGHSPSKTVAPRAAGSTVRQRKVTGSSTQSAGRATASAGTGGMWRFYTEDSPGLKVGPVPVLVMSLLFIASVFMLHIWGKYTRS